One window of the Streptomyces sp. B3I8 genome contains the following:
- a CDS encoding VOC family protein: MTVSTTTHLNFRGTARQALDFYATVFGGRTVIATYGDLGMPKEVPGADKVVYGQVENEDGFRVMAYDIPGQDDTDITVTAGYTRRENGATITDRTFFQSVRADTLEEITGYWSVLIEGGTIIEPLAASAWSPGFGMLTDRFGVTWILDVQTHHAD; this comes from the coding sequence ATGACTGTCAGCACGACCACCCACCTGAATTTCCGCGGTACCGCTCGCCAGGCGCTTGACTTCTACGCGACCGTGTTTGGCGGCCGGACCGTCATTGCCACCTACGGCGACCTCGGCATGCCGAAAGAGGTTCCCGGCGCTGACAAGGTCGTGTACGGGCAGGTCGAGAACGAGGACGGGTTCCGTGTCATGGCCTACGACATCCCCGGTCAGGACGACACCGACATCACGGTGACGGCCGGCTACACGCGCCGGGAGAACGGTGCCACGATCACCGACCGGACATTCTTCCAGTCCGTTCGCGCCGACACCCTTGAGGAGATCACCGGCTACTGGAGCGTCCTCATCGAGGGCGGCACCATCATCGAGCCCCTCGCCGCGTCGGCATGGTCTCCCGGTTTCGGCATGCTCACCGACCGGTTCGGCGTCACCTGGATCCTTGACGTCCAGACCCACCACGCCGACTGA
- a CDS encoding YafY family protein, translating to MVGSTSRMLALLSLLQTRRDWPGQVLAERLGVSPRTVRRDVDRLRELGYRIGSMKGPDGGYRLEAGSELPPLLFDDEQAVAIAVALHSAPSTGVDIDEAAARALATVRQVMPSRLRHHIDGIHFTGTDTSSRVDPSVLESVSVAVRERHTLRFDYGGSNGPARSVQPHAVVARHSLWYLIAWDLDRHDWRVFRMDRMAPRTPTGPAFTPRSLPAADARSFLAARSKGSQSEDRWPCVGDVVIELPARDITPWIGDGEVEELTERSCRVTIGSWSWTGLLASVVRYDAPFTVVGPDALAEAAAKLAGRLQDSVSASSPED from the coding sequence ATGGTCGGAAGTACTTCGCGGATGCTCGCTCTGCTGTCCCTCCTGCAGACGCGACGGGACTGGCCGGGGCAGGTCCTTGCGGAGCGCCTGGGGGTGAGCCCGCGCACGGTCCGCCGTGACGTGGACCGCTTGCGGGAACTCGGCTACCGGATCGGGTCGATGAAGGGACCCGACGGTGGGTATCGGCTCGAGGCCGGTTCGGAACTGCCACCGCTGCTGTTCGACGACGAACAGGCAGTCGCGATTGCAGTCGCGCTCCATAGTGCGCCCTCCACCGGGGTCGACATCGACGAGGCGGCAGCCCGCGCGTTGGCCACCGTCCGCCAGGTAATGCCGTCGAGGCTCCGTCACCACATCGACGGCATCCACTTCACCGGAACCGACACCTCTTCCCGTGTTGATCCGTCCGTGCTGGAGAGTGTCAGTGTCGCCGTCCGGGAACGGCACACGCTCCGATTCGACTACGGCGGGAGCAACGGCCCTGCACGGAGCGTTCAGCCGCACGCGGTCGTCGCCCGGCACAGCCTCTGGTATCTGATCGCGTGGGATCTGGACCGCCACGACTGGCGCGTCTTCCGCATGGACCGTATGGCACCACGCACCCCGACGGGGCCGGCGTTCACGCCCCGCTCGCTTCCCGCGGCCGATGCGCGCTCCTTTCTCGCCGCCCGGTCCAAAGGATCGCAGAGCGAGGATCGCTGGCCTTGCGTGGGCGATGTCGTCATCGAGCTTCCCGCGCGTGACATCACGCCCTGGATCGGTGACGGGGAGGTCGAAGAGCTCACGGAGCGGTCCTGTCGAGTCACGATCGGGTCGTGGTCCTGGACCGGTCTGCTCGCATCCGTGGTCCGGTACGACGCTCCCTTCACCGTGGTGGGCCCGGACGCCTTGGCCGAGGCCGCGGCGAAGCTCGCCGGGCGACTCCAGGACTCCGTCTCTGCGTCGTCGCCGGAAGATTGA
- a CDS encoding YdeI family protein, giving the protein MTNMTDMAEEERTGRLMVADARAWRTWLDAHESSSAGVKLILAKKGITEPTSLAYAEALEEALCSGWIDGRRNAVDARTFQQHFTPRRTGSIWSRRNVTIVATLIEQGRMRPRGFAEIERAKADGRWDRAYAGQAGAEVPADLAQALAASPTAAARFAALTRAQRYAVIHQVITAPSGTSRRSRITKSLTRLEGTPEA; this is encoded by the coding sequence ATGACGAACATGACAGACATGGCGGAAGAGGAGCGGACAGGCCGGTTGATGGTGGCCGACGCGCGAGCCTGGCGGACCTGGCTCGATGCTCATGAGAGTTCATCTGCCGGGGTGAAGCTGATTCTTGCGAAGAAAGGCATCACGGAACCGACCTCCCTGGCCTACGCCGAGGCCCTCGAAGAGGCTCTCTGCAGCGGCTGGATCGACGGCCGCCGCAACGCCGTCGACGCACGCACGTTCCAACAGCACTTCACCCCGCGTCGAACCGGGTCGATCTGGTCTCGGCGAAACGTCACCATCGTCGCGACGCTGATCGAGCAGGGCCGCATGCGGCCACGGGGTTTCGCGGAGATCGAACGGGCCAAAGCGGACGGGCGCTGGGACCGGGCCTATGCCGGACAGGCCGGGGCCGAAGTACCCGCCGACCTCGCCCAGGCGCTCGCCGCGTCGCCCACGGCGGCGGCCCGTTTCGCCGCGCTGACCCGCGCGCAGCGCTACGCCGTCATCCATCAGGTGATCACGGCTCCGAGCGGGACCAGTCGAAGAAGCCGCATCACGAAGTCCCTCACGCGTCTGGAAGGCACCCCGGAGGCCTGA
- a CDS encoding aldo/keto reductase, protein MKMRTLGRTGIRVSPYCLGTMMFGPAGNPDPDDCRRIVDRALDGGINFIDTSDVYGGGEAETIVGKAIRGRRDEVVLATKFTGPMGEDPNRRGASRRWIVTAVEESLRRLDVDHIDLYQIHHFDPETDLDETLSALTDLVTSGKVRAIGSSNFPASTIVESQWISERRGFARLRTEQPTYSILARGIEREVLPVCGEYGMGVLTWSPLSWGLLTGRYRRDQQTPVTAGRMAYGPRHMTDPHKFDAIEELVPLAESAGLPMTHLAMAFVVAHPQVTSAIIGPRTLEQLEDLLDAAETRLDDDVLDCIDRIAPPGTDIGVMDVGHRPPAIEDAGLRRRPAADRSAA, encoded by the coding sequence ATGAAGATGCGCACACTCGGCCGAACCGGTATCCGTGTCAGTCCCTACTGCCTCGGCACCATGATGTTCGGTCCCGCCGGGAACCCGGATCCTGACGACTGCCGACGCATCGTGGACCGGGCCCTGGACGGCGGGATCAACTTCATCGACACGTCGGACGTCTATGGCGGTGGCGAGGCGGAGACGATCGTCGGGAAAGCGATCAGAGGCCGTCGGGACGAGGTCGTGCTGGCCACCAAGTTCACCGGTCCGATGGGCGAGGACCCGAACCGCCGGGGCGCGTCACGTCGATGGATCGTGACTGCCGTCGAGGAGTCCCTGCGCCGACTCGACGTGGATCACATCGATCTCTACCAGATCCACCACTTCGACCCCGAGACAGACCTGGACGAGACCCTCTCCGCCCTCACCGATCTGGTCACCAGCGGAAAGGTGCGGGCGATCGGCTCATCTAATTTCCCCGCATCGACGATCGTCGAATCGCAGTGGATCTCCGAACGCCGCGGGTTCGCACGACTGCGAACCGAGCAGCCCACATACTCGATCCTCGCCCGTGGCATCGAGCGCGAGGTGCTGCCGGTGTGCGGCGAGTACGGCATGGGAGTGCTGACATGGAGCCCGCTGTCATGGGGTCTTCTCACCGGCAGGTACCGCCGGGATCAGCAGACCCCCGTGACGGCGGGCCGTATGGCGTATGGACCCCGTCATATGACCGACCCGCACAAATTCGACGCGATCGAGGAACTGGTCCCGCTGGCGGAATCGGCCGGTTTGCCGATGACGCACCTGGCGATGGCGTTCGTTGTCGCTCACCCGCAGGTCACGTCCGCGATCATCGGACCCCGAACGCTCGAGCAGCTCGAAGACCTGCTCGACGCAGCGGAGACACGCCTCGATGACGATGTCCTCGACTGCATCGACCGGATCGCCCCTCCCGGCACCGATATCGGAGTGATGGACGTCGGCCATCGGCCGCCTGCGATCGAAGACGCCGGCCTGCGGCGTCGCCCGGCGGCCGACCGTAGTGCCGCTTAG
- a CDS encoding toxin Doc — MPCRNGAASNTLDIRWLLDRQEEPLGKEPGVRDYSGLVAAVARHRVNTPQLEMGEPDAYWRAAALLEQLVLLRPLPARNAYFAYGVAVAYIRASGEEIDDSFEPWRDLITDIRALRLTVYDIADRLRSWRSTR; from the coding sequence CTGCCGTGCCGGAATGGCGCTGCATCCAACACCCTCGACATCCGGTGGCTCCTTGACCGGCAGGAGGAACCGCTCGGCAAGGAACCCGGGGTCCGGGACTACTCCGGCCTCGTGGCTGCCGTCGCCCGGCACCGGGTGAACACCCCGCAGCTGGAGATGGGCGAGCCCGACGCCTATTGGCGGGCGGCCGCCCTGCTGGAGCAATTGGTTCTGCTGCGCCCCTTGCCGGCCCGCAATGCCTACTTCGCTTACGGCGTGGCAGTGGCGTACATCCGGGCCTCCGGGGAGGAGATCGACGACTCCTTCGAGCCGTGGCGGGACCTGATCACCGACATTCGCGCGCTGCGGCTCACCGTCTACGACATCGCCGACCGTCTGCGCTCCTGGCGCAGCACCCGGTAA